The genomic interval CGTGCCGCAGGACGAGAAACGCCAGCGACAACAACACCAACGGCAACACGGCGAGGACCCCTCGCCTCAGCTGGGTCTGGGACAGCACCCCTCAGAGGGTGCACACCCTCGCCCCTCGCCGCCCACGCCCGGCAACCAGGCGCTCAACGGACCGGCGGAACGAGCGCCTCCGCCGCGCCACACAAGTCCTCCATCGCGAACGGCTTGTCCAACACCCTCGCCGCCCCCAGCTGCTCCGCTTCCTGGTGCAGCTGCGCATCCCCGAACGCCGTAATCAAGATGACCGGCGTCTTCCAACCCTCCCGCCGCAACCGCGCCACCACCTCCAGGCCCGAGTACCCCGGCATCCGCACATCCGTGATGATGAGGTCCGGCACCTGCGTCTGGTTCGCCAGGAGCCCATCGATGATGGCCTGCACCAGCCCCGGCCCATCCGAGGCCTCCACCACCTCGTAGCCCCTGCGCTTCAGCGCCCGAAGCAGGAGCGCTCGCATCTCCGGCTGGTCCTCCGCCACCAACACCCGCGCCTTGCGCCCCGGCTCCACCTCCACCGGCCACGGCCACGTGCTCGACTGCGTCTGCTCCTCGTCGCGCCCCATCAAGTCGACTCCTTTCAGCGAGGTGGGCCCCTCACCCTCCAGCCCTCTCATCCAAAGGCCAGGAACGCGGCGAGGCGGTCCAGGAGCAGAGCATTCGACGTGCCACTTCATTCCCCCAGGCGCGGGAGGCAAAACGCCTCGGGGAGATTTGCCCCGGACGGGGCACTTTGCCCCGCCCCATTCCGCCCCCTCGCCCCCTCCCTCAGAGGGGAATGCCCCTCGCGAAGGTCCTGGCCCGGCACCTGCACTGGACCGCGAACATCGGTTCGGACGTGGGGCCTCGCGAAGCGAGCCCCGAGTATTGGTGCCGTCGGGAGTCGGGGGACGACCAGCGGCAGACCTTTCCACCTCCAGGGGGTGGCGCTTCCCGTCCACCCCACGTCCGGGCCGAACCTTCACCCTTTGCCGCGGGCCCATGTCTCGGGCCGCTCGGAGAACGAACGATGGCCTGCTCGCTCCCCTCTCGCCGCTTCCTTGGCGCCTTGGCCCTCCTTCCCGCCGCGACGCTGGGCTTCGCGTGTGGACAGGCACAGGCCCTGAGCTCCCTCAACAGCACCGCGCCCGCCCCCGCCGCCATCACCACGGCCGCCGCCACCACGCCGTCCGGCGTGCCCGTGCAGCCCGCGCGCTTCAACCCCGCGGCCGGCACCGTCACCTCGCTCGCGCCCCTGGTCGACTCGGTGAAGGGCTCCGTCGTCTACGTCGAGGTGCAGTCCCGCCCCCGCCGCATGTCGGGCATGCAGGGCCTGCCTCCCGGCTTCGCGGAGCGCTTCGGCCTGCCGCCTGGCATGCAAGGCAACTCGCAGCCCCGCCAGGGCCTGGGCTCGGGCTTCATCATCGACGCCAACGGCACGGTCCTCACCAACAACCACGTGGTGGAAGACGCGGACGTCGTGCGCGTGAAGCTGCAGGATGGGCGCTCGTTCGAGGCCGAGGTGCTGGGACGAGACCCGCTCACCGACGTGGCGCTGCTCAAGCTCAAGGGCGCGCCGGGCAACCTCCCGGCCGTGCCGCTGGGTGACTCGGACGCGGTGCGCGTGGGCGACGCGGTGATGGCCATCGGCAACCCGTTCGGCCTGGACTACAGCGTCAGCGCCGGCATCCTCTCCGCGCGCGCCCGCAACATCCACGCGGGCCCCTACGACGACTTCCTCCAGACGGACGCGGCCATCAACCCCGGCAACTCCGGCGGCCCGCTCTTCAACATGAGCGGCGAGGTCATCGGAATGAATACCGCCATCATCGGCGGCGCCAGCGGCATCGGCTTCGCCGTGCCCAGCAACCTCATCCACGCGCTGCTGCCCCAGCTCCAGGAGACCGGCGTGGTGCGCCGCGGCTGGCTGGGCCTGGCCATCCAGGACCTCACGCCCGAATTGGCGCGCGCCCTCAAGGTGGACGCCAACAAGGGCGCGGTGGTGGCCGGCGTCAACCGGGGCGGCCCTGGAGACCGGGGCGGCCTCAAGGAAGAGGACATCATCACCGCCGTCGGTGGCCGCGCGGTCGACTCCGCCGGAGCCCTCACCCGCGCCGTGGCGCTGCTCAAGCCCGACAGCCGCGTGAAGGTGGAGCTGGTGCGCGGCGGCAAGCCCATGACGCTGGACGTGATGCTCGGCACGCGTCCAGCCCAGCGCGGCGAGGAGGAGGTCACCCCGCGCAACGCGCCCTCGCCCACCACGCGCAAGCTGGGGTTGGGCCTGCGCGACGCGGAGGGGTTGGGCGCTCAAATCACCGCGGTGGAACCCGGCAGCCCCGCCGAGCGCGCCGGCCTGATGCCCGGCATGGTCCTGGTGCAGGTGGGTGACGGCAAGGTGGGCAGCGCCTCCGAGGCGGCCAACATCCTGTCCTCCGCGAAGTCCGGCGCCGCGCTGCTGTTGCGCGTGCGTGCCCCGGACTCCGACTCCACCGTCCTTCGCGCTCTGGAAGTTCCGTAGCTGCTCGCGGCGTCCGGCGGGTTCTTCCCCTCCCACCGCCGGACGCCGCCGAGTTCTTCCGGATGTCTAGAACTGCACCAGCGCCTTGAAGCCGCCCCAGACCATGCGCTTCGAATCGAAGGGCATGGAGTCGGGCACCTTCATCCGGGGGTCCGCCATCACCTTCTTGTTGATGCGGTTCCGGTCCGCGCGAGACTTGTAAAGAATCCAGGAGAACACCACCGTCTCTCCTGGCTTCAACTTCACGCTCCTACCGAACATGGCCCGACGCTCGTCATCGAGGTCATCCGCGACGCACTCGAGGTACTGGAGGGCGCCGTACTCCATCCAGACCTTGCCCGCCTTGCGAGACAGTTTGCGGTAGTCGGCGACGTTCTTCGTGGGGACTGGCAGCAGGAAACCATCGACGTAGGCCATGCGAGCTCCCTCGTGAGAAGGGCGGCAGCGTAGCTCACCTCCTCCTCCACGAGGCTTATACGCCGGGGCGGAAGCGCATGGCGCTCCAGATGGCGTCGAGCGACACCATCCGCACACACTCGATGCCTTCCTTCTCCAGCCGCGCGGAGAGGAGGTCCCGGTTGAGGTCCGTGCCCAATTGCCCCGCCTTGGGATAGGCCAGCCACGCGAGTTGGTCCTCCCGCGCCGCTGCGATGAGGGGCGCACACTTCGCATCCACGTCCTTCATGCTTTGGACGAAGATGAGCAACGCCTCGGCCTTCGAGGACGGGGTCGTCACGACATCGTCAAGGTCGACCCCGGTGGGCCTGCCGATGACTCGGGCCTTCATGCCCTCCTTGAGGTTCAGCTTCTTCGCCAGGCTCATCGCGTGGGGTGCTCCCGCGTGGAAGGCCTGATGACAGCATCCGCTCCAAGGTGAGGCAATGAGGGCGTGGGCACGCGTGCCTCGAATGACAGGTGATGCGAGACGGACCCTGGGGGCTGTCTGGGCAAGGGCGCCCTGAATCCTCACGGCGTTTGGCGTAGAGTGAAGCCCGTGCCGCGCTGTCAGACATGTGGGCGGCGCTGGGAAGGCTCCCATGCGCCATGCCCGCCAAACGCTCCCTCGGACGGGGTCGGACGGCTGACGCCCGAGGAGATGGAGCCTCCCCGCATCCCCGGCTATCGCGTCGACGGCGTGCTCGCGCACGGCGGCTTCGGGGTGTTGTTGGGCGCCTGGCGCGAAGCGGACCAGCAGCGCGTGGCCATCAAGCTGGCGAGGACCGGCAACGCCCTGGCGCGCGCGCAACTGCTTCGCGAGTCCGCCGCCCTGCGCGTGCTGGGAGCTCCCACGGTGCCCGCGCTGTTCGAGGTGGGAGTGCTCGCTGGCGACGTGCGCTTCCTGGTGATGGAGCACGTGCCGTTGCCCACGCTGGCGGAGCGGCTGGCGCGCGCCTC from Myxococcus stipitatus carries:
- a CDS encoding response regulator — encoded protein: MGRDEEQTQSSTWPWPVEVEPGRKARVLVAEDQPEMRALLLRALKRRGYEVVEASDGPGLVQAIIDGLLANQTQVPDLIITDVRMPGYSGLEVVARLRREGWKTPVILITAFGDAQLHQEAEQLGAARVLDKPFAMEDLCGAAEALVPPVR
- a CDS encoding Do family serine endopeptidase, coding for MACSLPSRRFLGALALLPAATLGFACGQAQALSSLNSTAPAPAAITTAAATTPSGVPVQPARFNPAAGTVTSLAPLVDSVKGSVVYVEVQSRPRRMSGMQGLPPGFAERFGLPPGMQGNSQPRQGLGSGFIIDANGTVLTNNHVVEDADVVRVKLQDGRSFEAEVLGRDPLTDVALLKLKGAPGNLPAVPLGDSDAVRVGDAVMAIGNPFGLDYSVSAGILSARARNIHAGPYDDFLQTDAAINPGNSGGPLFNMSGEVIGMNTAIIGGASGIGFAVPSNLIHALLPQLQETGVVRRGWLGLAIQDLTPELARALKVDANKGAVVAGVNRGGPGDRGGLKEEDIITAVGGRAVDSAGALTRAVALLKPDSRVKVELVRGGKPMTLDVMLGTRPAQRGEEEVTPRNAPSPTTRKLGLGLRDAEGLGAQITAVEPGSPAERAGLMPGMVLVQVGDGKVGSASEAANILSSAKSGAALLLRVRAPDSDSTVLRALEVP
- a CDS encoding DUF1428 domain-containing protein, producing the protein MAYVDGFLLPVPTKNVADYRKLSRKAGKVWMEYGALQYLECVADDLDDERRAMFGRSVKLKPGETVVFSWILYKSRADRNRINKKVMADPRMKVPDSMPFDSKRMVWGGFKALVQF